A window of Plasmodium malariae genome assembly, chromosome: 12 genomic DNA:
TGTAGGTGTAAAACGATATAACATAAGAGTCACTAAATAAGcagttcattttattatcatttttatcaacACTTGGaaaatcttttattttgttttttatgtatttatatgtttcttCTCTGTTATTCAAATTACTATTGCATTTCCtgctaaaatattttcttgcTTCTTTTGGacaaaagaataatattttacactGAAAAATAGAgcgtaaaaaataaacaattacTGAGAGTATCTTTTCCTTAATTctgtttttttcatatttttcatttactttCTCTATACCTATAATCCACTCTTCCTTCCTTTTTCCCAaagcattttttaaattatcacaATGAGTTACTTGTTCACTCGCATACTCATCCGATAATATTTCAGTAAATTTCTCACTACTTAACAGTTCATGTTTTTTTCCTCGATCGTTATCCTTCTCAATTTGatctaatataaaaacattttttttttttttttttttcgagctattttcttcatcaatatattcattattatttccaattatattatgttcttCTTTGACTGAATATaacttaataaattttaagacTGTCAAAATTTCTCTGATATTAAAACTTAGTGGACTTTCCTCCTTATCATAACTATATCTCAAATTCTCCTTTTCAAAATtcgcttttcttttttttgtatttgtattaaCCTGttcatatgaataaaaatcctttttaa
This region includes:
- the PmUG01_12031100 gene encoding conserved Plasmodium protein, unknown function — its product is MFIKLIKRELVYFSTFLKNQLQSSSSSCSSNSSSSSSTIGSYRGIGVVRYVSSIKSIEHCLEEMKAKGCNINVLSLVISNNNLCYCLLKNKTIKKIGLINIKKDFYSYEQVNTNTKKRKANFEKENLRYSYDKEESPLSFNIREILTVLKFIKLYSVKEEHNIIGNNNEYIDEENSSKKKKKKNVFILDQIEKDNDRGKKHELLSSEKFTEILSDEYASEQVTHCDNLKNALGKRKEEWIIGIEKVNEKYEKNRIKEKILSVIVYFLRSIFQCKILFFCPKEARKYFSRKCNSNLNNREETYKYIKNKIKDFPSVDKNDNKMNCLFSDSYVISFYTYRYYMHELVKSNRKIFLYLENEVRKNKSFNNILQTLKKTQDEKYKIDLRDLLKDRIDRIVENESYILVDKHII